A genomic window from Camelina sativa cultivar DH55 chromosome 2, Cs, whole genome shotgun sequence includes:
- the LOC104745602 gene encoding protein DA1-related 7-like isoform X2, whose translation MWWCLSCFKPSTKHDPSEDRFEAETNIVTDISLYEDVILRQRKSEADQIEWAIQDGYNQQETSARRRRQRELDDQIARGLQYKEETELDKSLVDVEDQLLSKIVEESLKDKGKRKQFEDGLVENDEQHALILQQSLYMVEPLPRLEENKNITPITPLKEDTQESCKGKGQIDLNVNRPHSICDGCNSAIEYGRSSVNALGVNWHPECFCCLYCDNPIAMHEFSNTKGRCHITCYKERRHPNCYVCKKKIPSTVEGIKYNEHSFWKEKYCPSHEVDGTPKCCSCERLEAWGTKYVMLADNRWLCVKCMECAVMDTYECQPLHFEIREFFESLNMKVEKEFPLLLVEKEALNKAEAQEKIVIKRPIMGPNKELVGMVTEPQRVIGGCEVTAILILYGLPRLLTGYILAHEMMHAWLRLNGYRNLKLEFEEGICQVLGHMWLESQTYSTTSAASSSSSHTPAASSSKKGAKSDYEKKLVEFCKDQIETDDSPVYGVGFKKVNKMVSDSSLHKILKRIPQWTKPDSNL comes from the exons ATGTGGTGGTGTCTGTCCTGCTTTAAACCTTCCACTAAACATGATCCCTCTGAG GATCGTTTTGAAGCAGAAACCAATATTGTTACAGATATTTCACTGTATGAAGATGTCATCTTACGCCAGAGAAAATCAGAAGCTGATCAAATTGAATGGGCCATTCAAGATGGCTATAACCAGCAAGAAACTTCtgctcgtcgtcgtcgtcagCGAGAGCTGGATGATCAGATAGCGCGTGGTTTGCAGTACAAGGAAGAAACCGAGCTTGATAAATCTTTGGTTGACGTAGAAGATCAGCTGCTTTCTAAGATTGTTGAGGAGAGTTTGAAGGATAAAGGCAAAAGAAAGCAATTTGAAGATGGTCTTGTGGAGAATGATGAACAACATGCTCTTATTCTTCAGCAGAGTCTATACATGGTGGAGCCTCTTCCTCGACtcgaagaaaataaaaacattaccCCAATAACTCCGCTGAAAGAAGATACGCAGGAGAGTTGCAAGGGTAAGGGCCAAATAGATCTTAACGTGAACCGTCCTCATAG CATTTGTGATGGTTGCAATTCTGCAATTGAATATGGAAGAAGCTCTGTTAATGCCTTGGGTGTTAATTGGCATCCTGAATGCTTTTGTTGTCTTTATTGCGACAATCCGATCGCTATGCACGAG ttttcaaaCACAAAAGGGAGGTGTCATATAACCTGCTACAAGGAGCGTCGTCACCCAAACTGCTATGTCTGCAAAAAGAAG ATTCCTTCAACCGTGGAAGGTATAAAGTATAATGAACATTCGTTCTGGAAGGAAAAATACTGCCCTTCTCATGAAGTTGATGGAACTCCCAAGTGTTGCAGTTGTGAAAGATTAGAG GCCTGGGGAACGAAGTATGTAATGCTTGCTGACAATCGGTGGCTATGCGTAAAATGTATGGAATGCGCTGTTATGGATACTTATGAATGCCAACCTTTGCACTTTGAAATCCGTGAATTCTTCGAAAGCTTAAATATGAAGGTTGAGAAAGAGTTTCCTCTTCTTTTGGTGGAGAAAGAAGCGCTAAATAAAGCTGAGGCGCAAGAAAAGATT GTCATAAAAAGGCCAATCATGGGGCCGAACAAGGAGCTAGTAGGCATGGTTACAGAACCTCAAAGGGTTATTGGTGGATGTGAGGTCACTGCAATTCTTATCCTTTATGGACTTCCTAG GTTACTAACTGGATATATATTGGCTCATGAGATGATGCATGCTTGGCTAAGACTCAACG GTTACAGGAATCTTAAGTTAGAGTTTGAAGAAGGAATATGCCAAGTGCTAGGCCATATGTGGTTGGAGTCACAGACCTACTCCACCACTTCTgcagcttcttcgtcttcgtcccACACTCCAGCTGCTAGTTCATCAAAGAAAGGTGCTAAATCTGATTACGAGAAGAAACTGGTGGAGTTTTGCAAGGATCAGATAGAAACAGACGATTCACCGGTCTATGGTGTTGGATTCAAGAAAGTTAACAAGATGGTCTCAGACTCGAGCCTCCATAAAATCCTGAAAAGGATTCCACAGTGGACGAAACCAGATTCAAATCTTTGA
- the LOC104745602 gene encoding protein DA1-related 7-like isoform X1, translated as MWWCLSCFKPSTKHDPSEDRFEAETNIVTDISLYEDVILRQRKSEADQIEWAIQDGYNQQETSARRRRQRELDDQIARGLQYKEETELDKSLVDVEDQLLSKIVEESLKDKGKRKQFEDGLVENDEQHALILQQSLYMVEPLPRLEENKNITPITPLKEDTQESCKGKGQIDLNVNRPHSICDGCNSAIEYGRSSVNALGVNWHPECFCCLYCDNPIAMHEFSNTKGRCHITCYKERRHPNCYVCKKKIPSTVEGIKYNEHSFWKEKYCPSHEVDGTPKCCSCERLEAWGTKYVMLADNRWLCVKCMECAVMDTYECQPLHFEIREFFESLNMKVEKEFPLLLVEKEALNKAEAQEKIDNQHGVVTRGICLFEEQTVDSVIKRPIMGPNKELVGMVTEPQRVIGGCEVTAILILYGLPRLLTGYILAHEMMHAWLRLNGYRNLKLEFEEGICQVLGHMWLESQTYSTTSAASSSSSHTPAASSSKKGAKSDYEKKLVEFCKDQIETDDSPVYGVGFKKVNKMVSDSSLHKILKRIPQWTKPDSNL; from the exons ATGTGGTGGTGTCTGTCCTGCTTTAAACCTTCCACTAAACATGATCCCTCTGAG GATCGTTTTGAAGCAGAAACCAATATTGTTACAGATATTTCACTGTATGAAGATGTCATCTTACGCCAGAGAAAATCAGAAGCTGATCAAATTGAATGGGCCATTCAAGATGGCTATAACCAGCAAGAAACTTCtgctcgtcgtcgtcgtcagCGAGAGCTGGATGATCAGATAGCGCGTGGTTTGCAGTACAAGGAAGAAACCGAGCTTGATAAATCTTTGGTTGACGTAGAAGATCAGCTGCTTTCTAAGATTGTTGAGGAGAGTTTGAAGGATAAAGGCAAAAGAAAGCAATTTGAAGATGGTCTTGTGGAGAATGATGAACAACATGCTCTTATTCTTCAGCAGAGTCTATACATGGTGGAGCCTCTTCCTCGACtcgaagaaaataaaaacattaccCCAATAACTCCGCTGAAAGAAGATACGCAGGAGAGTTGCAAGGGTAAGGGCCAAATAGATCTTAACGTGAACCGTCCTCATAG CATTTGTGATGGTTGCAATTCTGCAATTGAATATGGAAGAAGCTCTGTTAATGCCTTGGGTGTTAATTGGCATCCTGAATGCTTTTGTTGTCTTTATTGCGACAATCCGATCGCTATGCACGAG ttttcaaaCACAAAAGGGAGGTGTCATATAACCTGCTACAAGGAGCGTCGTCACCCAAACTGCTATGTCTGCAAAAAGAAG ATTCCTTCAACCGTGGAAGGTATAAAGTATAATGAACATTCGTTCTGGAAGGAAAAATACTGCCCTTCTCATGAAGTTGATGGAACTCCCAAGTGTTGCAGTTGTGAAAGATTAGAG GCCTGGGGAACGAAGTATGTAATGCTTGCTGACAATCGGTGGCTATGCGTAAAATGTATGGAATGCGCTGTTATGGATACTTATGAATGCCAACCTTTGCACTTTGAAATCCGTGAATTCTTCGAAAGCTTAAATATGAAGGTTGAGAAAGAGTTTCCTCTTCTTTTGGTGGAGAAAGAAGCGCTAAATAAAGCTGAGGCGCAAGAAAAGATT GACAATCAGCATGGGGTTGTAACCAGAggtatttgtctgtttgaagaGCAGACCGTTGATAGT GTCATAAAAAGGCCAATCATGGGGCCGAACAAGGAGCTAGTAGGCATGGTTACAGAACCTCAAAGGGTTATTGGTGGATGTGAGGTCACTGCAATTCTTATCCTTTATGGACTTCCTAG GTTACTAACTGGATATATATTGGCTCATGAGATGATGCATGCTTGGCTAAGACTCAACG GTTACAGGAATCTTAAGTTAGAGTTTGAAGAAGGAATATGCCAAGTGCTAGGCCATATGTGGTTGGAGTCACAGACCTACTCCACCACTTCTgcagcttcttcgtcttcgtcccACACTCCAGCTGCTAGTTCATCAAAGAAAGGTGCTAAATCTGATTACGAGAAGAAACTGGTGGAGTTTTGCAAGGATCAGATAGAAACAGACGATTCACCGGTCTATGGTGTTGGATTCAAGAAAGTTAACAAGATGGTCTCAGACTCGAGCCTCCATAAAATCCTGAAAAGGATTCCACAGTGGACGAAACCAGATTCAAATCTTTGA
- the LOC104745618 gene encoding uncharacterized protein LOC104745618 isoform X1 — protein sequence MGFGVGGGGGRMLDLRMVQHHKRSKSASFPEKKTGEGDKTTSNSSHEASQRIKLDMGRSNESKHNQYHSNTETSLKQEISQLESSLQDQFMVRCALEKALGYRTASSYILSETNDIPMPQPATDLIKDIAVLEMEVIHLEQYLLSLYRKAFEQQITSVSPNSENKKPKSPPVTTPRRRLDFCEDDDTTSNTEQPTNALLGDNQDQSQKTKIPAADRDQVDSSFRRSHSQRSAFESRKASPEDSWGKTIRSCHSQPLYVQNGENLISLAEHLGTRISDHVPETPNKLSEGMVKCMSEIYCKLAEPPSVLHRGLSSPNSSLSSSAFSPSDQYDTSSPGFGNSSSFDVRLDNSFHVEGEKDFSGPYSSIVEVLCIYRDAKKASEVEDLLQDFKSLISRLEEVDPRKLKHEEKLAFWINVHNALVMHAFLAYGIPQNNVKRVLLLLKAAYNVGGHTVSAEAIQSTILGCKMSHPGQWLRLLFASRKFKAGDERLAYAIEHPEPLLHFALTSGSHSDPAVRVYTPKRIQQELETSKEEYIRMNLSIRKQRILLPKLVETYAKDSGLCPAGLTEMVNRSVPESSRKCLKRCQSGSKSRKPIDWIPHSFTFRYLILREAAK from the exons ATGGGATTTGGAGTAGGTGGTGGAGGTGGTAGAATGTTGGATTTGAGGATGGTCCAACATCACAAGCGTTCAAAGAG TGCCAGCTTTCCAGAAAAGAAGACAGGTGAGGGAGATAAAACCACCTCAAACAGTTCTCATGAAGCCTCTCAACGAATCAAGCTG GACATGGGTCGTTCAAATGAATCCAAGCATAATCAATATCATTCAAACACTGAAACTTCATTGAAGCAAGAG ATTAGTCAGCTGGAGAGTAGTTTACAAGATCAGTTTATGGTTCGTTGTGCCTTAGAGAAGGCGTTAGGTTATCGAACAGCCTCTTCTTACATTTTGAGTGAAACAAATGACATTCCCATGCCTCAG CCAGCTACTGATTTAATCAAAGACATTGCTGTTCTGGAGATGGAGGTCATACATTTGGAACAGTATCTTCTTTCATTGTATAGAAAAGCCTTTGAGCAGCAAATCACTTCTGTGTCCCCAAATTCAGAGAACAAGAAGCCAAAATCTCCTCCTGTAACAACCCCTAGAAGGCGTCTAGACTTTTGTGAAGATGATGACACCACCTCAAATACAGAGCAGCCTACTAATGCTCTGCTTGGTGATAATCAAGATCAATCACAGAAAACAAAGATTCCTGCGGCTGACCGAGACCAGGTAGACTCCAGTTTTCGCCGTAGTCACTCCCAACGTTCGGCATTTGAGAGTAGAAAAGCTTCTCCAGAAGATTCTTGGGGTAAAACCATCCGCTCTTGTCACTCCCAACCGTTGTATGTGCAGAATGGAGAAAATCTAATCAGTCTAGCTGAACATCTTGGCACCCGAATCTCGGATCATGTTCCAGAGACACCTAACAAATTATCTGAAGGAATGGTCAAGTGTATGTCAGAAATATACTGCAAGCTTGCAGAGCCGCCATCTGTACTACATCGCGGGCTTTCGTCTCCAAACTCGTCTTTATCATCGAGTGCATTTTCGCCCTCTGACCAATACGATACATCGAGCCCTGGATTTGGAAACAGCTCCTCTTTTGATGTTCGGTTAGATAACTCTTTCCATGTAGAAGGAGAAAAGGACTTCAGTGGTCCTTACAGCAGCATCGTTGAAGTTCTTTGCATTTACAGAGACGCCAAAAAGGCCAGTGAGGTTGAAGATCTTCTGCAAGACTTCAA ATCGCTCATCAGTAGATTGGAGGAAGTGGATCCAAGGAAGTTAAAACATGAAGAGAAGCTAGCGTTCTGGATAAATGTGCACAATGCACTTGTGATGCAT GCCTTTTTGGCTTATGGAATTCCACAGAACAATGTGAAGAGAGTCCTACTGCTACTCAAG GCTGCATATAACGTTGGTGGACACACAGTTAGTGCTGAAGCAATACAAAGTACGATTCTTGGATGCAAAATGTCTCATCCTGGACAG TGGCTTAGACTACTATTTGCTTCGAGGAAGTTCAAAGCAGGAGATGAAAGATTAGCTTATGCAATCGAACATCCCGAGCCTCTCCTACATTTTGCACTTACTTCAGGCAGCCACTCCGATCCAGCG GTTCGTGTATATACACCGAAAAGAATCCAGCAAGAGCTCGAAACGTCGAAAGAAGAGTACATCAGAATGAACTTAAGCATACGAAAGCAGAGAATCCTATTACCAAAGCTGGTGGAGACGTATGCAAAAGACTCCGGTTTATGTCCGGCTGGTTTGACAGAGATGGTTAACCGGAGTGTACCGGAGTCTTCAAGAAAATGTCTAAAGAGATGTCAATCTGGTAGTAAATCACGCAAACCAATTGATTGGATCCCTCACAGCTTTACATTTAGATATCTTATTCTTAGAGAAGCTGCCAAATGA
- the LOC104745618 gene encoding uncharacterized protein LOC104745618 isoform X2, with protein MGRSNESKHNQYHSNTETSLKQEISQLESSLQDQFMVRCALEKALGYRTASSYILSETNDIPMPQPATDLIKDIAVLEMEVIHLEQYLLSLYRKAFEQQITSVSPNSENKKPKSPPVTTPRRRLDFCEDDDTTSNTEQPTNALLGDNQDQSQKTKIPAADRDQVDSSFRRSHSQRSAFESRKASPEDSWGKTIRSCHSQPLYVQNGENLISLAEHLGTRISDHVPETPNKLSEGMVKCMSEIYCKLAEPPSVLHRGLSSPNSSLSSSAFSPSDQYDTSSPGFGNSSSFDVRLDNSFHVEGEKDFSGPYSSIVEVLCIYRDAKKASEVEDLLQDFKSLISRLEEVDPRKLKHEEKLAFWINVHNALVMHAFLAYGIPQNNVKRVLLLLKAAYNVGGHTVSAEAIQSTILGCKMSHPGQWLRLLFASRKFKAGDERLAYAIEHPEPLLHFALTSGSHSDPAVRVYTPKRIQQELETSKEEYIRMNLSIRKQRILLPKLVETYAKDSGLCPAGLTEMVNRSVPESSRKCLKRCQSGSKSRKPIDWIPHSFTFRYLILREAAK; from the exons ATGGGTCGTTCAAATGAATCCAAGCATAATCAATATCATTCAAACACTGAAACTTCATTGAAGCAAGAG ATTAGTCAGCTGGAGAGTAGTTTACAAGATCAGTTTATGGTTCGTTGTGCCTTAGAGAAGGCGTTAGGTTATCGAACAGCCTCTTCTTACATTTTGAGTGAAACAAATGACATTCCCATGCCTCAG CCAGCTACTGATTTAATCAAAGACATTGCTGTTCTGGAGATGGAGGTCATACATTTGGAACAGTATCTTCTTTCATTGTATAGAAAAGCCTTTGAGCAGCAAATCACTTCTGTGTCCCCAAATTCAGAGAACAAGAAGCCAAAATCTCCTCCTGTAACAACCCCTAGAAGGCGTCTAGACTTTTGTGAAGATGATGACACCACCTCAAATACAGAGCAGCCTACTAATGCTCTGCTTGGTGATAATCAAGATCAATCACAGAAAACAAAGATTCCTGCGGCTGACCGAGACCAGGTAGACTCCAGTTTTCGCCGTAGTCACTCCCAACGTTCGGCATTTGAGAGTAGAAAAGCTTCTCCAGAAGATTCTTGGGGTAAAACCATCCGCTCTTGTCACTCCCAACCGTTGTATGTGCAGAATGGAGAAAATCTAATCAGTCTAGCTGAACATCTTGGCACCCGAATCTCGGATCATGTTCCAGAGACACCTAACAAATTATCTGAAGGAATGGTCAAGTGTATGTCAGAAATATACTGCAAGCTTGCAGAGCCGCCATCTGTACTACATCGCGGGCTTTCGTCTCCAAACTCGTCTTTATCATCGAGTGCATTTTCGCCCTCTGACCAATACGATACATCGAGCCCTGGATTTGGAAACAGCTCCTCTTTTGATGTTCGGTTAGATAACTCTTTCCATGTAGAAGGAGAAAAGGACTTCAGTGGTCCTTACAGCAGCATCGTTGAAGTTCTTTGCATTTACAGAGACGCCAAAAAGGCCAGTGAGGTTGAAGATCTTCTGCAAGACTTCAA ATCGCTCATCAGTAGATTGGAGGAAGTGGATCCAAGGAAGTTAAAACATGAAGAGAAGCTAGCGTTCTGGATAAATGTGCACAATGCACTTGTGATGCAT GCCTTTTTGGCTTATGGAATTCCACAGAACAATGTGAAGAGAGTCCTACTGCTACTCAAG GCTGCATATAACGTTGGTGGACACACAGTTAGTGCTGAAGCAATACAAAGTACGATTCTTGGATGCAAAATGTCTCATCCTGGACAG TGGCTTAGACTACTATTTGCTTCGAGGAAGTTCAAAGCAGGAGATGAAAGATTAGCTTATGCAATCGAACATCCCGAGCCTCTCCTACATTTTGCACTTACTTCAGGCAGCCACTCCGATCCAGCG GTTCGTGTATATACACCGAAAAGAATCCAGCAAGAGCTCGAAACGTCGAAAGAAGAGTACATCAGAATGAACTTAAGCATACGAAAGCAGAGAATCCTATTACCAAAGCTGGTGGAGACGTATGCAAAAGACTCCGGTTTATGTCCGGCTGGTTTGACAGAGATGGTTAACCGGAGTGTACCGGAGTCTTCAAGAAAATGTCTAAAGAGATGTCAATCTGGTAGTAAATCACGCAAACCAATTGATTGGATCCCTCACAGCTTTACATTTAGATATCTTATTCTTAGAGAAGCTGCCAAATGA
- the LOC104745627 gene encoding STS14 protein-like has protein sequence MALTHHHIILVALLAISVTSVSPAAILKPKQTVPPTTPPPPAISSAAKDFTDAHNKARATVGVPPLVWSPTLEAAANRLTRYQRNQKKCEFASLNPGKYGANQLWAKGLAVTPSLAVETWVKEKPFYNYKSDACAANHTCGVYKQVVWRNSKELGCAQATCTKESTVLTICFYNPPGNIIGQKPY, from the coding sequence ATGGCTTTAACCCATCATCACATCATCCTCGTGGCACTTCTTGCCATCTCCGTCACATCCGTCTCCCCAGCGGCTATactgaaaccaaaacaaaccgtTCCTCCTACTACTCCACCACCTCCGGCAATCTCATCCGCGGCTAAAGACTTCACCGATGCGCACAACAAAGCCAGAGCCACGGTCGGTGTTCCGCCTCTAGTTTGGAGTCCGACGCTGGAAGCTGCGGCGAATAGGTTAACTCGTTACCAGAGGAACCAAAAGAAGTGTGAGTTCGCGAGTCTTAACCCTGGGAAATACGGCGCGAACCAGCTTTGGGCAAAGGGTTTGGCCGTGACACCGTCTCTTGCGGTGGAGACTTGGGTGAAGGAGAAACCTTTCTACAATTACAAGTCAGACGCGTGTGCTGCAAACCACACGTGCGGGGTCTATAAACAAGTCGTGTGGAGAAACTCTAAAGAGCTCGGCTGTGCTCAAGCCACGTGTACTAAAGAGTCAACGGTTTTAACCATTTGTTTTTACAATCCTCCGGGGAATATAATTGGCCAAAAGCCTTACTAA
- the LOC104745636 gene encoding uncharacterized protein LOC104745636, which produces MGACVSHESSRSDSAKLILLDGTLQEFSTPVKVWQILQKNPTCFVCNSDEMDFDDAVSAVAGNEELRSGQLYFVLPLTWLNHPLKAEEMAALAVKASSALTKSGGVGWVSGEGDVSVSEKTYQKKNVAGVKTNGGGGRGCGKGKRRFTANLTTIAE; this is translated from the coding sequence ATGGGAGCGTGCGTTTCACATGAATCTTCAAGAAGCGATTCAGCGAAGCTTATATTGCTGGACGGTACTTTACAAGAGTTCTCAACTCCAGTCAAAGTTTGGCAGATTCTGCAGAAGAACCCTACGTGTTTCGTCTGTAACTCAGACGAAATGGATTTCGACGACGCCGTTTCAGCTGTAGCCGGCAACGAGGAGCTCCGTTCAGGGCAGCTTTACTTCGTTTTACCTCTGACGTGGCTCAATCATCCGTTAAAAGCGGAGGAAATGGCGGCCTTAGCTGTTAAAGCTAGCTCAGCGTTGACCAAGAGCGGCGGAGTCGGTTGGGTTTCCGGCGAAGGAGATGTATCCGTTTCGGAAAAaacttaccaaaagaaaaacgtCGCCGGAGTGAAGACGAACGGTGGTGGTGGAAGAGGTTGTGGCAAAGGGAAGAGGCGATTTACGGCTAACTTGACCACCATCGCCGAGTAG
- the LOC104745645 gene encoding oxygen-evolving enhancer protein 1-1, chloroplastic codes for MAASLQSAATFLQSAKISTAPSRGSAHLRSTQTVGKSFGLETSSARLTCSFQSDFKDFAGKCSDAVKIAGFALATSALVVSGASAEAPKRLTYDEIQSKTYMEVKGTGTANQCPTIDGGSETFSIKPGKYAGKKFCFEPTSFTVKAESVSKNAPPEFQNTKLMTRLTYTLDEIEGPFEVASDGSVNFKEEDGIDYAAVTVQLPGGERVPFLFTVKQLDASGKPDNFTGKFLVPSYRGSSFLDPKGRGGSTGYDNAVALPAGGRGDEEELVKENVKNTAASVGEITLKVTKSKPETGEVIGVFESLQPSDTDLGAKVPKDVKIQGVWYGQLE; via the exons ATGGCTGCCTCTCTCCAATCTGCCGCCACATTCCTCCAGTCGGCGAAGATCTCCACCGCTCCTTCTCGTGGCAGTGCTCACCTTCGGTCGACTCAGACCGTCGGCAAGTCTTTCGGGCTAGAAACTTCTTCTGCTCGCCTCACTTGCTCCTTCCAATCTGACTTCAAGGACTTCGCCGGAAAATGCTCCGACGCTGTCAAAATCGCCGGATTCGCTCTTGCCACCTCTGCTCTCGTTGTCTCG GGAGCAAGTGCTGAAGCTCCGAAGAGACTGACCTACGATGAGATTCAGAGCAAGACATACATGGAAGTCAAAGGAACTGGAACAGCTAACCAGTGCCCAACTATTGACGGTGGCTCTGAGACATTCTCAATCAAGCCCGGAAAGTACGCTGGCAAGAAGTTCTGCTTCGAGCCTACTTCATTCACTGTCAAGGCAGAGAGTGTAAGCAAGAACGCTCCTCCTGAGTTCCAGAACACCAAGCTCATGACCCGTCTCACCTACACCCTTGACGAGATCGAAGGACCCTTCGAG GTTGCTTCAGACGGAAGCGTCAACttcaaggaagaagatggaatcgACTACGCTGCAGTGACTGTTCAGCTTCCAGGAGGCGAGCGTGTGCCATTCCTCTTCACAGTCAAACAGCTTGACGCCTCAGGCAAACCAGACAACTTCACCGGAAAATTCTTGGTTCCATCGTACCGTGGCTCTTCCTTCTTGGACCCAAAGGGTCGTGGTGGATCCACAGGATATGACAACGCAGTGGCATTGCCAGCTGGAGGCAGAGGAGACGAGGAGGAGCTTGTAAAGGAGAACGTGAAGAACACGGCAGCTTCTGTGGGAGAGATCACTTTGAAAGTGACAAAGAGCAAGCCGGAGACAGGAGAAGTGATCGGAGTGTTCGAGAGTCTACAGCCGTCGGATACTGACTTGGGTGCTAAGGTACCAAAGGATGTGAAGATCCAAGGAGTGTGGTATGGTCAACTTGAGTGA